A region from the Mercenaria mercenaria strain notata chromosome 7, MADL_Memer_1, whole genome shotgun sequence genome encodes:
- the LOC123555083 gene encoding thrombospondin-2-like isoform X2, giving the protein MEFRLYCFALVFLAVTIACTDALDCYTCTNATYVSECKSTTTCNAGEICFSDHIQTPHGMLYSFGCRAEAKCSSIIQDGNSAGSGSIVGRSASMGTCSECCKNQHCNRQLCQHSFSDKECSDGTEMNCKSVGSLVNICTDTQHAKTVCERFCGLCSYADGSWSTWLTWSSCDVTCGNGTQTRIRKCTEPSPSGGGHDCAGMSQEAQTCTEESCPVHGAWAT; this is encoded by the exons ATGCCCTTGATTGTTACACGTGTACCAATGCTACCTACGTGTCCGAATGCAAATCTACAACAACCTGTAATGCAGGAGAG atTTGTTTCTCCGACCACATTCAGACGCCCCACGGAATGTTGTATTCATTTGGATGCCGAGCAGAAGCG AAATGTAGTTCGATAATACAAGACGGGAACAGCGCTGGTTCCGGATCTATTGTTGGTCGATCAGCTTCGATGggaacttgttcagaatgttgcAAGAACCAACACTGTAACAGACAGCTTTGTCAACACTCAT TTTCAGACAAAGAATGCTCTGATGGTACAGAAATGAATTGCAAAAGTGTTGGTAGCCTTGTTAACATCTGTACTGACACCCAACATGCCAAAACTGTTTGTGAGAGGTTTTGTGGATTGTGTAGTTATG CTGATGGATCTTGGTCAACGTGGTTGACATGGTCGTCATGTGATGTTACATGCGGAAATGGTACTCAGACCCGGATACGCAAATGCACAGAACCCAGTCCTTCAGGTGGTGGCCACGACTGTGCAGGAATGTCACAGGAGGCACAGACTTGTACCGAGGAATCTTGTCCAG TACATGGAGCATGGGCAACTTGA